A stretch of candidate division KSB1 bacterium DNA encodes these proteins:
- a CDS encoding DUF3307 domain-containing protein, with protein sequence MHCIWLLLLAHVVGDFVLQTDRVFSYKLTRRWGVLLHVGICAVAMVAVLLPFLGHWRPWALIILLTAWHLLLDWFKGELRRRRGLETLWMFLGDQTLHIVGIVAAVVALCGTRFSPTPLPALKALLIHTDVAIVATALLTASFASAPLIYYLQELARPGKQEERAPFPAYWARLPGYVERTVASAGAYCGGLGLIALLAIVVRWFLRSGERNVPATIEAVVGMVVCLVSGVWARVLTSA encoded by the coding sequence ATGCACTGCATCTGGTTGCTGCTGCTGGCGCACGTCGTGGGCGACTTTGTCCTGCAGACGGACCGCGTCTTCTCCTACAAGCTGACGCGCCGCTGGGGTGTCTTGCTGCACGTGGGCATCTGTGCCGTGGCCATGGTAGCGGTTCTGCTGCCATTTCTTGGCCATTGGCGGCCGTGGGCCTTGATCATCCTGTTGACCGCTTGGCACTTGCTCCTGGATTGGTTCAAAGGGGAATTGCGGCGAAGACGCGGCCTGGAGACACTGTGGATGTTCCTAGGAGACCAGACGCTGCACATTGTCGGCATCGTGGCGGCGGTCGTGGCACTCTGCGGCACGCGCTTTTCGCCAACGCCATTGCCTGCGCTGAAGGCGTTGCTGATTCACACGGACGTGGCCATCGTGGCGACGGCGTTGCTGACGGCATCGTTCGCCAGCGCGCCCCTGATCTACTACCTGCAGGAACTGGCGCGGCCGGGAAAGCAAGAAGAAAGGGCGCCCTTTCCTGCCTACTGGGCCCGCCTGCCCGGCTACGTAGAGCGGACGGTGGCGAGCGCTGGTGCCTATTGCGGCGGATTGGGGCTGATCGCCTTGCTCGCCATTGTGGTGCGGTGGTTTCTGCGCAGTGGAGAGCGGAACGTCCCTGCCACCATTGAGGCCGTGGTGGGGATGGTAGTCTGCCTGGTGAGCGGCGTGTGGGCACGCGTGCTCACCTCCGCATAG
- the rplI gene encoding 50S ribosomal protein L9, which yields MKVILTQDHDKLGSAGDVVEVKAGYARNFLLPRGIAVEATPSNLRAFEEQKRLESHRLERAKRSALALAEKLNGVSCTAPVAVGEEDRVFGSVTSQTIADLLREKGFDVDKKKILLEEPIKALGIYDVAIRLHPEVEAKVKVWVVKA from the coding sequence ATGAAAGTGATTCTGACGCAGGACCATGACAAGCTGGGCAGCGCCGGCGACGTGGTGGAAGTCAAGGCGGGATATGCCCGCAACTTCCTCCTGCCGCGCGGCATCGCGGTGGAGGCGACCCCCAGCAATCTGAGAGCGTTTGAAGAGCAAAAGAGGTTAGAGAGCCACCGCCTGGAACGGGCCAAGAGGAGCGCCCTGGCCCTTGCCGAGAAACTTAACGGCGTCTCCTGTACCGCTCCAGTGGCTGTGGGCGAAGAAGACCGCGTATTCGGCTCTGTGACCTCCCAGACAATCGCCGATCTATTGCGGGAGAAGGGCTTTGACGTTGACAAGAAGAAGATCCTTTTGGAGGAGCCGATCAAGGCCTTGGGCATCTATGATGTGGCCATCAGGTTGCATCCGGAGGTGGAGGCCAAGGTGAAAGTCTGGGTGGTGAAGGCCTGA
- the rpsR gene encoding 30S ribosomal protein S18 — protein sequence MLKRKKRICRFCEEGIAYIDYKDDKRLMRFTTDEGKIIPRRTSGTCARHQRQLVKAVKRARHLALIPFVAEVTR from the coding sequence ATGCTTAAGCGGAAGAAACGGATCTGCCGTTTTTGTGAGGAAGGTATTGCCTACATCGATTACAAGGACGACAAGAGGTTGATGCGTTTCACCACCGATGAGGGAAAGATAATCCCCAGGCGGACTTCTGGTACGTGTGCGCGGCACCAGCGGCAACTGGTGAAGGCAGTGAAACGTGCTCGCCATCTTGCCTTGATCCCGTTTGTGGCAGAGGTTACACGTTAG
- the ssb gene encoding single-stranded DNA-binding protein, giving the protein MVDLKMPDINTVIIAGHLTCDPTFRKTTSGTPVANFYIACNRKFKDNTGQWRDNVCYVGVVAWYKLAESCYETLKKGSAVLIDGELQSRSWRSEDGTTRNVVEIKARRIQFLNRRAGEEGGEIPDTADITEPEERVLEVAYPSSQLQPTSGGRRSDRPAGEEQNRREQRQEVEVGETEFDFGYRGLKL; this is encoded by the coding sequence ATGGTCGACTTGAAGATGCCCGACATCAACACCGTGATCATTGCTGGTCACTTGACGTGTGATCCCACATTTCGGAAGACGACCAGTGGCACGCCCGTAGCGAACTTTTACATCGCCTGCAACCGCAAGTTCAAAGACAACACTGGACAGTGGCGCGACAACGTCTGCTATGTGGGGGTGGTTGCATGGTACAAGCTGGCGGAGAGCTGCTATGAGACGCTGAAAAAGGGCAGCGCTGTGCTCATCGATGGCGAGCTGCAGAGCCGGAGCTGGCGGAGCGAAGACGGCACCACGCGCAACGTCGTCGAAATCAAGGCGCGGCGCATCCAATTCCTGAATCGACGGGCTGGCGAAGAGGGCGGCGAGATCCCGGACACTGCCGACATCACCGAGCCCGAAGAGAGGGTGTTGGAGGTCGCCTACCCGTCCAGTCAGCTGCAGCCCACCAGCGGCGGGAGGCGCAGCGATCGGCCCGCCGGCGAGGAGCAGAACCGACGGGAGCAGCGCCAGGAGGTGGAGGTGGGGGAGACCGAATTCGACTTTGGCTATCGGGGGCTGAAGCTGTAA
- the rpsF gene encoding 30S ribosomal protein S6 produces the protein MRQYETTFAIDSQLKSGEIDEIVKRFERFISVNGGQVLEVQRWGKRRLAYEIKKRQYGYYVHIRFAGKGSIIRALEREYQLNEAILRYLTVVLSKQALKAEALGKEKSLAAATAPAPAVEAPAEAPGDPAGTEDDEAVATPLAEENEEVAAPPAEEQ, from the coding sequence TTGAGGCAGTACGAGACTACCTTTGCCATCGACTCGCAGCTGAAAAGCGGTGAGATCGACGAGATCGTCAAGAGATTCGAACGCTTCATCTCTGTCAACGGTGGACAAGTTCTGGAGGTGCAGCGCTGGGGGAAACGACGGTTGGCTTACGAGATCAAGAAGCGACAGTACGGCTACTACGTGCACATCCGCTTCGCGGGAAAAGGGTCAATCATTCGGGCCTTGGAGCGAGAATATCAGCTCAATGAGGCCATCCTACGCTACCTGACCGTGGTGCTGAGCAAGCAGGCGCTGAAGGCCGAGGCGCTCGGCAAGGAAAAGTCGCTGGCGGCTGCTACAGCCCCTGCACCGGCTGTGGAGGCCCCTGCCGAGGCACCTGGCGACCCGGCCGGCACTGAAGACGATGAGGCTGTGGCCACTCCGCTGGCCGAGGAGAACGAAGAGGTAGCAGCCCCTCCCGCTGAGGAGCAGTAG
- a CDS encoding sodium-translocating pyrophosphatase has protein sequence MDARTLVLVGSAGGIGLAAAWLYDLAVRRQDPGAARVVEIASAIRVGAMAFLRREFLWLSFFVVGVAVLLAVFIQPLTGAAFLVGAVCSGLSGWLSMRAATRASAPTAQAATQSIGRALRVAFNGGSVLGFTIVGLGALGLVLTLAGLTWALAGDLHRVVNTVAGFSLGASSVALFARVGGGIYTKGADVGADLVGKVEENIPEDDPRNPAVIADNVGDNVGDIAGMGADLFESNIASIVGAMTIGLATYGAAGTALPLLFAGMGIVASLCGSFFVRWKEGKDETFQQQTHKARMALNTGMWVTVLLVLIGGYFLVRWQIGQVGVYYATVAGIIGGMLIGVSTEYYTSDRNKPVQRIARAAESGAAMNILAGLGVGMLSTAMPILIAAVAIFVAYHFGGLYGLGMVAVGLLASVGAVLSVDGYGPVTDNAAGLAQMAELGEEARRRAEALDSVGNTTAAISKGFAIASAAFTAFALFWAYTQALRERGVEIAMSLQDPNTLIGLFIGGMLPVVFCALALDAVGKAGYEMVKEVRRQFREIPGLRQGTAKPDYRRCVDISTRRALRQMVAPGALAVVAPLLVGLVFGPEALGGLLAGAIVTGFLFAVLMANAGGAWDNAKKYIEAGQLGGKGSAAHKASVVGDTVGDPFKDTAGPSLNILIKLMSVVALVCVPLFV, from the coding sequence ATGGACGCAAGGACGCTAGTGTTGGTAGGCAGTGCGGGCGGTATCGGACTGGCAGCGGCGTGGCTTTACGACTTGGCGGTGCGCCGCCAAGACCCAGGGGCGGCACGCGTGGTGGAGATCGCCAGTGCCATCAGAGTGGGGGCAATGGCTTTTCTGCGGCGGGAGTTTCTCTGGCTGTCCTTCTTTGTGGTGGGCGTGGCTGTTCTGTTGGCCGTATTCATTCAACCCCTCACCGGGGCCGCATTCCTGGTGGGGGCGGTCTGCTCGGGGTTGTCCGGCTGGTTGAGCATGCGGGCAGCGACGAGGGCCAGTGCGCCAACCGCGCAGGCAGCAACGCAGAGCATCGGGCGCGCCTTGCGCGTGGCCTTTAACGGTGGGAGCGTGCTTGGCTTCACCATCGTCGGCTTGGGCGCGCTCGGTCTGGTGCTGACGCTGGCGGGCCTCACGTGGGCCTTGGCAGGAGACCTGCACCGTGTGGTCAACACCGTAGCGGGCTTTAGCCTTGGGGCAAGTTCTGTGGCGCTCTTCGCGCGCGTGGGCGGGGGTATCTACACCAAGGGGGCGGATGTCGGCGCCGACCTGGTAGGCAAGGTCGAGGAGAACATCCCGGAGGACGACCCGCGCAATCCTGCGGTCATCGCCGATAACGTGGGCGACAACGTGGGCGACATCGCCGGTATGGGGGCAGACCTGTTCGAGTCGAATATTGCCTCCATTGTCGGCGCCATGACCATAGGGCTGGCTACCTACGGCGCCGCCGGCACGGCACTGCCCCTTCTGTTTGCAGGGATGGGAATCGTCGCCAGCCTCTGCGGTTCCTTCTTTGTACGCTGGAAGGAGGGCAAGGACGAGACGTTCCAGCAGCAGACCCACAAAGCGCGCATGGCTTTGAACACAGGGATGTGGGTCACCGTGCTGCTGGTGCTCATTGGTGGCTACTTCCTGGTGCGCTGGCAAATTGGCCAGGTGGGCGTCTACTATGCGACAGTTGCGGGCATCATCGGTGGGATGCTCATCGGCGTGAGCACCGAGTATTACACTTCGGACCGCAACAAGCCAGTGCAGCGAATTGCCAGAGCAGCGGAAAGCGGCGCAGCCATGAACATCCTTGCCGGCCTTGGTGTCGGCATGCTCAGTACGGCCATGCCGATTCTCATTGCTGCGGTGGCGATCTTTGTCGCCTATCACTTCGGGGGGCTGTACGGCCTGGGCATGGTGGCCGTGGGCTTACTGGCCAGCGTGGGGGCAGTGCTCTCCGTGGATGGCTATGGTCCGGTGACCGACAACGCGGCTGGCTTAGCGCAGATGGCAGAGCTTGGCGAAGAGGCACGACGGCGGGCGGAGGCCTTGGACAGCGTGGGCAACACCACTGCCGCCATCAGCAAGGGGTTTGCCATCGCTTCGGCTGCGTTCACCGCCTTTGCGCTGTTCTGGGCTTACACGCAGGCGCTGAGGGAGCGAGGCGTCGAAATAGCGATGAGCCTCCAGGACCCCAACACGCTAATCGGGCTGTTCATTGGCGGAATGTTGCCGGTGGTCTTCTGTGCCTTGGCCTTGGATGCGGTGGGCAAAGCCGGCTATGAGATGGTCAAGGAGGTGCGCCGGCAATTCCGGGAGATTCCGGGCCTGCGCCAAGGGACCGCCAAGCCTGACTACCGCCGGTGCGTGGACATCAGCACGCGCCGTGCCCTACGCCAGATGGTGGCGCCTGGGGCATTAGCGGTGGTGGCACCGCTGCTGGTGGGCCTGGTGTTCGGCCCCGAGGCGCTGGGCGGGCTGCTCGCGGGCGCCATCGTCACTGGCTTCCTTTTTGCGGTGCTCATGGCCAATGCAGGTGGAGCGTGGGATAACGCCAAAAAGTACATCGAGGCCGGGCAATTGGGAGGAAAAGGATCGGCCGCGCACAAGGCCTCGGTCGTGGGCGACACGGTGGGCGACCCCTTCAAGGACACGGCCGGGCCGTCGCTGAACATCCTCATCAAGCTGATGTCCGTCGTCGCCCTGGTGTGTGTACCGCTCTTTGTGTGA